The Ooceraea biroi isolate clonal line C1 chromosome 7, Obir_v5.4, whole genome shotgun sequence genomic sequence CACTCTAAGATTATCCttctttcttgtttcttgCTTATTCATAATACTTAATAAAgatcattgagaaaatatACCACATTATGCATTATTTACGTAGTGTCAATTGAATCTTTTGTTAACAGGCAAAAATTGCCGCTTAACAGCTACGCATAAAACAGTAATGTAAGCGCTAAATAAGTTcaaaaatactaaataatCTGGGATACTACCAACCTATTTCAGTTAAAGTTCAAATCTGTTTACTACAGTTGTGAATGTCTCTTTATTCAAACACAACTGCAttgttatttgttaattagaaaaaatCGAAACGCGCAAAAGAATGATCGTAAACGTTAGTGTAACCATGGTTAGAAGCATGTAGAATTTTGCACAACAGTAATAATGATAagcagaaatttatttaagatttacAGACTTTATATTACTTATAGAAACTTTAAGTATTACAGAAGAATATGGCAAACTTACCCGATGTAATCCGGTGCAATGAGAGATAAGGATAAGATAGATGAATGTTCACCATTAACTCACCAAAACCAATAAACTCTCACCATTAACAATAAACTCTCACCATTCAAATCAACACTCactattaacaataaatactGTTCGACAGACGATGTTCACATCCCCGATGCGCGCAAAACACTGCCGCAAGTGGGTGACCCGACTATATCGATGGTTAAAGGTACGTAGAACGCGCATGCTTCAACGTTACATGAAGTAGAAGGGATGCAGTGTACGCCCTATTACTAGGGCGCAAACTTTATTGCATGATGGTTCTTGCGTGACGCTTGTAACATCGATATATCGTGCGTAACTTCGTAAACTTTGAATGTATGGAGGTCAGGGGCGCGTAGTCCAATTTTTAGAGATAAAAAATGTTCAGAAAAGCACATTTGaggcaaatatattttgcctcaataaataataattgcctaaatatattttatgatcgacataaaaatcattaatatatcgaaataaaaattcgaagaAGTAACGTCATTAAAAATCctaaagtatattattatagccGAAACAAGGTTTCTTCTTATTAATTGACTTTATTTGTACGTTTCTCATATACGTACTATGTTTGTAATAGTAAATCAATTCGTGGCACATTGTtcataaatttgcattaacCCAATCGTTCCTCCGACATACTTgaaattatgatttatttcacgatataaatgaaaataacgttTACTATTGCGGCCCTGTCATTCCTTTATTACTCGTTTCacatcttttattttcattttcctaTGTGATTCTGACACATGATCATTATAACAAGTGTGCACGCCGCCGTTGCAACATTTATGCTACTTTACAATGTATTAAACAGTATCATGAagtctatatatattttaatcgaaacgGCGCGCAACAGTTGGATTTTCTACAGTTCTATGGGATACACATTTTGCACGGCAGAGTAAAACAGTAGTCTTTACGTGACTATACACTTCTCCAGCATGCATACCACCGAGTCAACAAGATATGCAGGTGCTTGcaattatcatatatattcATCATGTAAAGTGTTAATCATGACACAAATCAAGAAAACTacgtatatttaaattattagagTATCTATTATCTGTCAATAATCACACCAtcttgtacattttatttaaattatatagttataaaaagtattaaaaagttttttaaagatgtttcaatttttttgtatgcagaaataagaaaaaactaCATTTACAATGACGGAACAcgtcaattaattattatttatttctcattattatttcaattattatatcaattatttaaacaatatcTAAAATAGTACAGTAATATTCTTCATGCCAGGTAAAAGACAATAAAGGTTCGATTTGATTTTGAATactgcatttattatatttgcctAGGTAGATTTTGAATGGGCGATTAAGCTGAATCGTCTCACCCTAAGCATGGTCGGTATATGGCCGAACGTTCACGGAGATAACTGTGATGACTATTTCTCGGATTTGCGCACGATGTTCTCCCTGTTTTTGTTCGTTTTCATTGGTATGATCCCCGCGATACACTCCTTGATGAGAACCTGGGGTGACATGATTGCAACAATAGACAATTTGCAGTTTTCTTTACCGTTACTGACAACGATAATAAAACTAGTGATCCTACGATGGAAAAAACTCGGTAATAGCAAATGACCGCTTACGTTGAACAATACAATCAGAtccaaaaaagaaattatgtacaaAATACTTCAGTAATCAAATTTGTGatcgataataataaacagaCGAATTTCATAAGCAAAaacacataaattaatattttttaagaatttttaagaaagataaaaatcttagaaaagataaaaaatattacatgtaaaaagatttacaattcggcaattttaagtaaattaatattttcttttgagaagaatcatttttttaagttttaatatataaaaatattcaaacttCGAACAAATCAGATCGATTTTACTCAACGGAGTACTAATTAATCATTTCACTTCTAATAAGATTTACAAAACGAACAGGAATTATGATACATGGAACAATTTTTGTTGTGTTGTTAAAGATCTCACGTCGGTATTAAACATGATCGCTGACGATTGGTTAAAGGACAAAACCGACAGGGAATTGCACGTAATGAAAAATCATGCACGGAATGCACGCGCCATCACCATATTCGGATGCGTCTTCATGACTGTGGGATTCAGTTTACTCGTGTTTCTACCGTGCTTCGGGATGTCGTTGAGATACGTAACGAATATCACCGATCCACAGAAGATTTTGCCACTACAAACCTATTACTTTTACGACAAGGACCAAAGCCCGTACTTCGAGCTCACATATGTGGCGCAGGGTCTCCTGCTTGTGACAGCTGGTGCATCTTACACCGGCATAGATAACTTGCTCGGATTACTGATATTTCACTTGTGCGGCCAAATGGAGAATCTGAAAGACAAATTGACCAATATGAGACAATTCAAGACTTTCCACAGCAATCTCGCCCTCATCGTCAGGGATCACATACGATTAATCAAGTTTCGTGTTAGCTTTagtattagaaattattaatataacgtTCATTTCTTTAAAAGTCCGATTCAGATGTGCATTAGGATTAGAAATTCATTGGCATTCCTGTTTTAGATATTTTGATGTCGTCGAAAACACAttcactttattattacttggACTGCTACTTTATTTTGGTACTCTGTTTTGTTTATatggatttttaattatcgcggTAAATTGCAAAGAAAATCTATTCCTTATTCGTGGATTAATGTATAGAAGCTAGATTTGAAAGCATctcaaaattgcaaaaacacttaattttttcacttttacaCAAATATTATTAGTTACTATAAATAACAAcatctaaataaattaaatgttttatttgtaatgATAGCATCTTGTATTaaaaacacaagaaaattatattttataacttgagatataaaagtaatattaaaaataatattatataaacaaaatcatgattaatttgtcaatagttattatttaaaatacgcTAACATTTTCTAAAATGTCAAGTAAGATATGAtacgatttaataattcagttGAGATAATATTGccacagaaaaatattagcATAAGTTCTTGTCGATGGGTCGATGAATGAATAACCTTAAAAAATGACTTCTTTCGATATGCTATTCGCATGTTGCCAGAAAAATGGGAAAACAATAGAAGATACTTTGATTTATGCTGTTATCgattatttcatttcaataaagaaacattACAAAGTGGCAAGAACTTATGTAGCGACCTAATACtatgtaataatttctttcattaatattttaggtGTTTACGGAAGGAAAAGAAATGTCGATGATGCGTTTGATATACCTAATCTCTGTTGCGTTAAACATTTGTGGCCATATGTGTTTATATTGTGTAGTAGGCGAAATTCTGGTTACACAAGTAAGTATTATCATGTATGCAcgtaaatatgtacatatgtatacagggtgtttgccataaggcgaaaaacctctcgcccacaggtagatctcgtcaaactgaattaaaaagtcccgtaccattttgcaaacaaccacgtcaAATTTCGAATAactaagtaaagaaagttcgctaattcagcggacacGATTGGCAGCAAGGGAAGTAGGCATGAATGACGTAAAAAAGCGGCTAGccgtgggcgagaggtttttcgccttatgttaGACACCCTATAtaaagtacataataaaaaaatgaaattaatctgTTGCTTCATATCATTTCCGAAGTGCGATGGTATATACCATGCTGCATATGAGTACGAATGGTATATGTTACGACCAGAAGAAGCAAAAACTctgattataataatgattcgGGCTAGCAAACCCTTATATATTACAGCTGGAAGAATGTTTCCTATGACAATGTCAATGTTTTGTAATGTAAGTGATTTACTTGGTatcattt encodes the following:
- the LOC105286989 gene encoding uncharacterized protein LOC105286989 — its product is MRHLSCILVALAIIGVYADEPEKLVNGRPTTIDNFPHAVSMRMNNRHMCGGSIISPVHILTAAHCLESLKNPSSRRGLTVVSGTTYLNSGGEVHQVADVFSHEQYHPSTYGYDIGIIKLTKPIQFNGRQRPINLPSRDVMKNDPLTIAAWGSMGLGKPIHNDLQKLDSRCIPATECQDYHKGFMRIFAHEFCTLISYQTGNCHGDSGSGIIRGQEIVGCVSRGRPCAVGYPDVYTSVYSFLPWLHFEWAIKLNRLTLSMVGIWPNVHGDNCDDYFSDLRTMFSLFLFVFIGMIPAIHSLMRTWGDMIATIDNLQFSLPLLTTIIKLVILRWKKLDLTSVLNMIADDWLKDKTDRELHVMKNHARNARAITIFGCVFMTVGFSLLVFLPCFGMSLRYVTNITDPQKILPLQTYYFYDKDQSPYFELTYVAQGLLLVTAGASYTGIDNLLGLLIFHLCGQMENLKDKLTNMRQFKTFHSNLALIVRDHIRLIKYFDVVENTFTLLLLGLLLYFGTLFCLYGFLIIAVFTEGKEMSMMRLIYLISVALNICGHMCLYCVVGEILVTQCDGIYHAAYEYEWYMLRPEEAKTLIIIMIRASKPLYITAGRMFPMTMSMFCNVSDLLGIIFTFNRNNYLFEHYICSFFYVKL